In Catharus ustulatus isolate bCatUst1 chromosome 31, bCatUst1.pri.v2, whole genome shotgun sequence, the following proteins share a genomic window:
- the TESPA1 gene encoding protein TESPA1, which yields MASSVPSDVTSDVTSSSSLSHVLSQWQSDPEAILLSLGFAGPDPGVSARVPPRFFSCPSRASGIDLGLFLRAQERRQRMEDTSLQLASRFQQFQALAATADAFFCLYSHVSRIPLQRIAAPRPYRDIPDSVEPRLKRAVTSLCLYTGRGHGDIPGGGTWGVTPNTPGVGGLRKDRDTRRLSATWDAVGTAWGHPERCCPHIRGGGGAGGDTRDTRGVGDTPESPRGHPGGTPGTVPKNPERRGEEERAGMEEVLSEEDDDDD from the exons atGGCCTCCAGTGTCCCCTCCGATGTCACCTCCGATgtcacctccagctccag cctGTCGCACGTGCTGTCACAGTGGCAGTCGGACCCCGAGGCcatcctgctcagcctgggcttTGCGGGGCCCGACCCGGGGGTCTCTGCCCGGGTCCCCCCGCGCTTCTTCTCGTGCCCGTCCCGGGCGAGCGGCATCgacctggggctgttcctgcgGGCCCAGGAGAGGCGACAGCGCATGGAGGACACGAGCCTGCAGCTGGCCA GTCGCTTCCAGCAGTTCCAGGCCTTGGCCGCCACCGCCGACGCTTTTTTCTGCCTCTACTCGCACGTATCGCGGATCCCCCTGCAGCGCATCGCCGCCCCCCGGCCCTATCGCGACATCCCCGACAGTGTCGAGCCGCGCCTGAAGCGCGCGGTGACCTCGCTGTGCCTCtacacggggaggggacacggcgACATCCCCgggggggggacatggggggtcACCCCCAACACCCCGGGGGTCGGGGGGCTTCGGAAGGATCGCGACACGAGGCGATTGTCGGCGACATGGGACGCTGTcgggacagcgtggggacaccCGGAGCGCTGCTGTCCCCATATCCGGGGGGGTGGCGGGGCCGGAGGGGACACGAGGGACACGcggggggttggggacacccccgaGAGCCCCCGGGGTCACCCAGGAGGGACCCCCGGGACGGTCCCCAAAAATCCGGAgcggagaggagaggaggagagagcggggatggaggag GTGTTGAgtgaggaggatgatgatgatgat